The nucleotide window CTTACCGCTCACGAGAACCTTCATTCGTATCACCAAAATTGAAACATGTAGCACGACTTTTAACCTTTTTGAATTTCTAGTGCTCACAGGGGCAAGATGCACCTCATCCTCGCAAATAAGGGTATAACCCTGAGAATGGCGGTTGGGAAGAGATCCTTTAGACTTCCGTACCTCGCGTTTATCCCCTCCATAACCCAGCGGAAGTGGGCCTCCCTCGTATCCGGTCCGCCGAACTCGGTTCCCATCTCCCAGTCCTGGAGGTAGAGGTTTTTGAGATCCACCCGGCTGAAGTTCTCGGCAGCAGTGACGAAGAGGGTCGGGTCGAGCGTCACGTCGGCTTCCCTCATCGGTTCGGCGATCATAAACGCCATGTACTGCCATCCGTCCCCCATGTTCCCGTCCAGCCACACCTCAAACGTCGCATTCACCAGGCTGCCGTTCACGAGCAGGGGAACGTGGGCCTCGCCAATTTTCTCCCCGGCTGGTGTCAGGTTCGAGTAGTAGAGCCAGACCATTATCTCGGCTTCCCCTGGAAAGACGCCAGTGCTCCTGTTCTTTTCCTTTGTGAGCCACGTCTCCATGGCGAGGTTGAAGGGAATCGGATCCGTGAGGTTAATGGAGTACTCGACGTGAACCAGAAAATGCCTCATCTCAGAAACCTTCACAGGAAGCTCCACGCCGAACCCTGGGGCGCTGTTGCCGTTCCAGGGTTTTGTTCCAAAATACACCTCTGGATAGCCGTGAACCCAGGACTCGGGATCCACGAGAACCTCGTCGCTCAGGTTGCTGACGAACTCTACTCTCCCGCTTTCCGGATCGTAGGTCATCCTCTGGAAGCCACTCGCCCGTTTTACGTTCCAGGGGTCTATCTCCATCACGAGGTCGCTGATGCCGTCGCCGTTAACGTCCAGAAAGGCCGTCGGCCAGTTCCCGTCCCGGGGATAGGCAATGGTCACGGCGCCAGCGCATGGAAGCGCGAGCACCGATGTGAGTATGATAACGGCCACCAGTGGGAGGGTTCGCACGGTAAACACCTTACCCAGTAGGCTGAGGTCCTTTTAGCCCTTTCTGGGATGAAAAGAAATGGATCACACGAGTTCCCGTCCGGTTCCGGTCATGACGAGCTTTCCGTGCTTAACTCCCTTGAGGCTCAGCAGTCTGTCGGCTATCTCCTTTATCCTCTTCGCCTTTCCCTTCACGATGACGACTTCGAGGCAGTTGTGCTCGTCCATGTGGACGTGTATGCTCGAGACTATCTCCTCGAGGTAGTCGTGCTGGAGGTCAAGTAGCTCTTTGACGACGTCGGCCTCGTCGTGGTTGTAGAGCATCGTTATCGTTCCGGCAACCTCGGCGTCGCCGACCTCCCACTCGTGCCTTACTATGAAGTCCCTTATGAGGTCCCTTATCGCCTCGCTCCTGTTAACGTAGCCCTTCTCCTCGATTATCCTGTCGAACTTC belongs to Thermococcus sp. AM4 and includes:
- the nikR gene encoding nickel-responsive transcriptional regulator NikR, encoding MAIVRFGVSIPEELLEKFDRIIEEKGYVNRSEAIRDLIRDFIVRHEWEVGDAEVAGTITMLYNHDEADVVKELLDLQHDYLEEIVSSIHVHMDEHNCLEVVIVKGKAKRIKEIADRLLSLKGVKHGKLVMTGTGRELV